The window TGTGGAATAAAAAATAAAACTGTTGACAAATATTATAAAAAAATGTACAATAACAGATATTGAATACGAAAGTAGAAGCACCAGTTTCTCACCTGCACTCGTTTAGGATGTTAGGTTAGTAATAATTTTAGAATTATTTAGGCTGGATGTATTATGTACATTCAGCCTTTTGTTTTTATAGTATTTGATGAATTATATAAATAGGAGGTGCTGGTCATTAGTAAAGATACTGCACAAATCAATGAAGGGATTAAAGCGAAGGAATTTCTTTTAATTAGTCAAAATGGGGAACAATTAGGAATTAAAACAAAGTCAGAAGCTATCGAAATCGCATCAAGAATGAATTTAGATGTTGTTATTGTTGCTCCTAACGCAAAAACTCCTGTTGCAAAAATAATGAATTATGGTAAATTCAAATTTGAGCAACAGAAAAAAGAAAAAGAAGCCCGTAAAAATCAAAAAATTATTACAGTAAAAGAAATTAGATTATCACCAACAATTGATAAACATGATTTTGATACTAAATTAAAAAATGCTAAAAAATTCTTAACAAAAGAAGATAAAGTTAAGGTAACTATTCGCTTTAAGGGTAGAGCAATCACCCACAAAGAAATTGGACAGAAAGTTTTAGAACAATTTTCTAATGAAGCTAGTGATGTAGCAACTGTCGAACAAAGGCCTAAAATGGATGGTCGCAGTATGTTTTTAGTCCTAGCACCAAAAAAAGATAAGTAAAGGTTTAATATAGGAGGAAATTGATAATGCCAAAAATGAAAACTCACCGTGGTTTAGCAAAACGTGTGAAAAGAACAGCAAGCGGAAAATTAAAAAGAAGCCGTGCATATACTTCTCACTGGTTTTCAAGAAAGACTACTAAACAAAAACGTCATCTGCGTAAAGCATCATTGGTATCTCGTGGTGATTACAAACGTATTAGAACTTTATTAGTAAAATAATATATTAGAGATAAAGTAAATTTAATTTATTTTATATATTCGTAAGGAGGAATTTGATATGCCACGTGTTAAAGGTGGAACAGTGACTCGTCGTCGCCGTAAAAAGATTTTAAAATTAGCTAAAGGATATTTTGGTTCAAAACATACATTATTTAAAGTTGCAAAACAACAAGTAATGAAATCTGGAATGTATGCTTTCCGTGACCGTCGTCAAACAAAACGTAATTTCAGAAGATTATGGATAGTTCGTATTAATGCAGCAGCTAGATTAAATGGAATTTCATACAGCCGTTTAATGAATGGATTAAAAGTTGCAGGAATTAACATTAACCGTAAAATGTTATCTGAAGTAGCTATTCACGATAGTGTAGCTTTTGCTAATCTTTGTGAACAAGCAAAATCAGCTTTGAATAAATAATAAAAAAATATGTCCCTGAAAATTAAACACAAAAAAGTGTTTGGTTTTTGGGGATATATTTTTTTATGGTAAGAAAAGAAAAAACAAACTATAAAACAA of the Gemella sp. zg-570 genome contains:
- the rplT gene encoding 50S ribosomal protein L20 yields the protein MPRVKGGTVTRRRRKKILKLAKGYFGSKHTLFKVAKQQVMKSGMYAFRDRRQTKRNFRRLWIVRINAAARLNGISYSRLMNGLKVAGININRKMLSEVAIHDSVAFANLCEQAKSALNK
- the infC gene encoding translation initiation factor IF-3, whose protein sequence is MLVISKDTAQINEGIKAKEFLLISQNGEQLGIKTKSEAIEIASRMNLDVVIVAPNAKTPVAKIMNYGKFKFEQQKKEKEARKNQKIITVKEIRLSPTIDKHDFDTKLKNAKKFLTKEDKVKVTIRFKGRAITHKEIGQKVLEQFSNEASDVATVEQRPKMDGRSMFLVLAPKKDK
- the rpmI gene encoding 50S ribosomal protein L35; protein product: MPKMKTHRGLAKRVKRTASGKLKRSRAYTSHWFSRKTTKQKRHLRKASLVSRGDYKRIRTLLVK